The sequence below is a genomic window from Pleurocapsa sp. PCC 7327.
GCGCGTTATCATCGTTGACACGTCTAACGAAATTGCCGGGGATGGCGATATCCCCCATCCAGCGATCGGTCGGGCACGGCGGATGCAAGTGGCAAGTCCCGAACTCCAGTACAAAGTGATGATTGAGGCAGTGGAAAACCACATGCCCCAAGCGATCGTCATCGATGAGATCGGTACTGAGCTGGAAGCCTATGCAGCGCGAAGCATTGCCGAGCGGGGCGTACAGTTGGTGGGCACCGCTCACGGCAACTCGATTGAAAACCTGATTAAAAACCCAATCCTGTGCGATCTGGTGGGCGGGATTCAGTCGGTCACCCTCGGCGATGAAGAAGCTAGACGACGGGGTAGCCAGAAGACCGTGCGAGAACGCAAAGCGCCTCCCACTTTTGACATTGCCGTAGAAATGCTGGAACGGCAGCGCTGGGTGGTTCATGAAAGCGTCGCCGATACCGTAGATAGCCTCCTGCGGGGGCATCAGCCACATCTGCAAGTGAGAACGATGAATGGAAACGGTCGGGTCGCGATTACTCGCACGGTTCCCCGCGTGCCAGTGCACAGACAATCAATTTCCTACGAACTTTTAGACGTTTCCGAGTCAAACGGTTGGCAAAAGACTGGGCAAATCATCCCTTTCCCAAACGTGCAATTCTCGGACTCTGTTCGTTACAAGCTGGCTCTCATGGGCAAAACTGCGCCGTTGCGTCTCTATGCCTACGGCATTGGTCTTCACCAACTGATGTCTGCGATCGAGACGCTGAATTTACCTATCGTCCTGACCCGGAAAATCGAGAAGGCTGATGCCATCTTGGCATTGCGATCGCACTTGAGAAAAAACGCCGACCTACCGCGCATAGCTAAAAACTATCGAGTGCCAATCCATACCCTTAAAACCAACACAATTTCTCAGATTACTCAAGCCTTACAACAGTTGTCGGACATGAATGAAATAAGGATCGCACTCGGTAAGCAAGATCGACTCGGACAAGTCAAGGAAGCGATCGCTGCCAGCCCGATTTAGACAGAGGTGACTAACTCAGCCGTATCGGTCTTTTTTTGGAAACTGCCGATGAATTCATCAATCGGAATGGCTGCCATAGTTAGAACTCTTACGCTGCCACGGGAGCTTAACTCAGCAGCTATCCGCGCCATTTGCACGTTGTCCGGTCCCTCGACGATATTAACGAAATCATAAGGTCCAAGCACGGCATACTGCGAGAGAACTTTCACGCCCAGGGCTTCAAATTCCTTATTAACTTCTTTGATTCGCTCTGGGTTGTGTTTGAGGGTTTTGGCTCCTTCATCAGTTAGATTGCTCAAAATAATGTAGGTGGACATACCAAACCTCCTAAAGCATCTTATCAAAAAGCTTTTCCTAAAGATAAAGAACTTTTCTAACTCCCCTCCACTTCTAGTGTAACGATCGGCTAATTGACCTAACCTCAATAAATGTTAAGCAGCCAGCGTACCCAACCATTTATCAAACTTCCCCTAAACTTCAATCAGATCGGTATGTCCAAATCCCAATGCATAGTTAAGCACTGAAATTACCTTGGGCGTAATCTTGAGAAGCGCCACTGTCTCAGCAGTGGGATGCCAAGACATACTCGCGATCTGTGGAAACTTGTTTTCGAGAATGGCGATCGCGCGCTCGAACTCATCGGGATCGGTGACAATTTCAGCAATCGCTCCCATTGAGAGTCCTTTAATCTGATTCCAGTCTTCGTAGTCGCGATCGATGGTCAGCGATACCTTATTGCACTTTTTGATATTGTGTACTTTCTGGCTGTCTGGGGATACAACAGCGTAGATCGTCAAGCCATCATTGGCATAAGCAACTGTAGTCGCTTGGGGATATCCATCTTCGCGAATAGTTGCTAAGGTCATTATGTTGTGTTCCCCCATCAGTTCGAGGATGAAGTTTTTGACTTTCTCCTCCATGACTCACTCCTCTTTTCTAGCAACTTTCCCCCTCAAATATGGTTAACTGTTTTGGGTTACAGTATTT
It includes:
- a CDS encoding AAA family ATPase: MRITDDLQKLLDIFPPQIRQILKQHPQRDNLIEVVLDLGRRPEARFLDERAEYLSDTLVTREQIDYCIDRVGRFGTDNRAGIEQTLHRISAIRNRNGGIIGLTCRVGRAVYGTIDMIRDLVETGKSILMLGRPGVGKTTALREIARVLADDLNKRVIIVDTSNEIAGDGDIPHPAIGRARRMQVASPELQYKVMIEAVENHMPQAIVIDEIGTELEAYAARSIAERGVQLVGTAHGNSIENLIKNPILCDLVGGIQSVTLGDEEARRRGSQKTVRERKAPPTFDIAVEMLERQRWVVHESVADTVDSLLRGHQPHLQVRTMNGNGRVAITRTVPRVPVHRQSISYELLDVSESNGWQKTGQIIPFPNVQFSDSVRYKLALMGKTAPLRLYAYGIGLHQLMSAIETLNLPIVLTRKIEKADAILALRSHLRKNADLPRIAKNYRVPIHTLKTNTISQITQALQQLSDMNEIRIALGKQDRLGQVKEAIAASPI
- a CDS encoding GYD domain-containing protein; translated protein: MSTYIILSNLTDEGAKTLKHNPERIKEVNKEFEALGVKVLSQYAVLGPYDFVNIVEGPDNVQMARIAAELSSRGSVRVLTMAAIPIDEFIGSFQKKTDTAELVTSV
- a CDS encoding pyridoxamine 5'-phosphate oxidase family protein, giving the protein MEEKVKNFILELMGEHNIMTLATIREDGYPQATTVAYANDGLTIYAVVSPDSQKVHNIKKCNKVSLTIDRDYEDWNQIKGLSMGAIAEIVTDPDEFERAIAILENKFPQIASMSWHPTAETVALLKITPKVISVLNYALGFGHTDLIEV